Proteins encoded within one genomic window of Solea senegalensis isolate Sse05_10M linkage group LG11, IFAPA_SoseM_1, whole genome shotgun sequence:
- the LOC122777214 gene encoding uncharacterized protein LOC122777214 isoform X3, whose protein sequence is MITTVHRLSFHIVDYVCSRFQTDICHQHEDSVSDSAFLCLQLQCDKAKVTAHVGEEFTIFCKYDTMYVYSKKYWCRGQSRDTCEIVADSERVKRHKSFVIDGGRRGLLVKVTDLQIDDTGVYWVGLDKIYADLMTPVSVHVTEVPVSKPRLWPLRSLVDRPTCWGQPVTVRCGCDERTGIHCAWYQRTQHKDFLLPLSPDLYLNCGTVEEDSDYYCVARNDISTQESEPLSVQVLTPAQRDCIYVVNMQDQPVYDCTDRMSTTMASTPPVATYEVKIHSTTRNQSLLINQTTQDPLLNSASRWLPLWYTLIRWGSLTCVLIFLCIVLTYTKTRKPKRRKTVHFKQMAHLAQ, encoded by the exons ATGATTACCACAGTCCACCGCTTAAGTTTCCACATTGTTGATTATGTTTGTTCACGTTTCCAAACGGACATTTGCCATCAACATGAAGATAGTGTATCTGATTCTGCTTTTCTGTG TCTTCAGCTCCAGTGTGATAAAGCAAAGGTCACGGCGCATGTTGGAGAGGAATTCACTATCTTCTGCAAATATGACACAATGTACGTTTACAGTAAAAAGTACTGGTGCCGAGGTCAGTCCAGAGACACTTGTGAAATTGTGGCGGATTCAGAGCGTGTGAAGAGACACAAATCATTTGTGATAGACGGTGGAAGAAGAGGGCTGCTTGTGAAAGTCACAGATCTCCAGATTGATGATACTGGAGTGTACTGGGTTGGGTTAGACAAAATATATGCTGACCTCATGACTCCAGTTAGTGTACATGTCACTGAAG TTCCAGTATCTAAGCCCAGACTTTGGCCCTTGAGATCTCTGGTAGACAGGCCAACATGTTGGGGGCAACCAGTGACCGTGCGCTGTGGCTGTGACGAGCGGACGGGCATTCATTGCGCCTGGTATCAACGGACACAGCACAAGGACTTTCTTCTTCCCCTGTCACCTGACTTGTATCTAAACTGCGGCACAGTGGAAGAGGACAGTGATTATTACTGTGTTGCCAGGAATGACATTAGCACTCAGGAGAGTGAACCCCTCTCTGTGCAGGTTCTCACGCCTGCACAGAGAGACTGTATCTATGTCGTGAATATGCAGG ACCAACCCGTTTATGACTGCACAGACAGAATGAGCAccaccatggcctcaactccaCCTGTGGCAACCTATGAAGTGAAAATCCACTCCACCACAAGAAACCAGTCTTTACTAATCAACCAAACTACTCAAGATCCACTTCTAAACAG tgcaAGTCGATGGCTGCCACTGTGGTATACGTTAATACGCTGGGGCTCTTTAACATGTGTGCTGATATTTCTGTGTATAGTTCTTACatatacaaaaacaagaaaacccaAGAGGAGGAAAACGGTACATTTCAAGCAAATGGCCCACTTGGCTCAGTGA
- the LOC122777214 gene encoding uncharacterized protein LOC122777214 isoform X2: protein MFVHVSKRTFAINMKIVYLILLFCESLQLQCDKAKVTAHVGEEFTIFCKYDTMYVYSKKYWCRGQSRDTCEIVADSERVKRHKSFVIDGGRRGLLVKVTDLQIDDTGVYWVGLDKIYADLMTPVSVHVTEVPVSKPRLWPLRSLVDRPTCWGQPVTVRCGCDERTGIHCAWYQRTQHKDFLLPLSPDLYLNCGTVEEDSDYYCVARNDISTQESEPLSVQVLTPAQRDCIYVVNMQDQPVYDCTDRMSTTMASTPPVATYEVKIHSTTRNQSLLINQTTQDPLLNRSGSHHFDGQVLCDFKPDSKQLFYFFSASRWLPLWYTLIRWGSLTCVLIFLCIVLTYTKTRKPKRRKTVHFKQMAHLAQ, encoded by the exons ATGTTTGTTCACGTTTCCAAACGGACATTTGCCATCAACATGAAGATAGTGTATCTGATTCTGCTTTTCTGTG AAAGTCTTCAGCTCCAGTGTGATAAAGCAAAGGTCACGGCGCATGTTGGAGAGGAATTCACTATCTTCTGCAAATATGACACAATGTACGTTTACAGTAAAAAGTACTGGTGCCGAGGTCAGTCCAGAGACACTTGTGAAATTGTGGCGGATTCAGAGCGTGTGAAGAGACACAAATCATTTGTGATAGACGGTGGAAGAAGAGGGCTGCTTGTGAAAGTCACAGATCTCCAGATTGATGATACTGGAGTGTACTGGGTTGGGTTAGACAAAATATATGCTGACCTCATGACTCCAGTTAGTGTACATGTCACTGAAG TTCCAGTATCTAAGCCCAGACTTTGGCCCTTGAGATCTCTGGTAGACAGGCCAACATGTTGGGGGCAACCAGTGACCGTGCGCTGTGGCTGTGACGAGCGGACGGGCATTCATTGCGCCTGGTATCAACGGACACAGCACAAGGACTTTCTTCTTCCCCTGTCACCTGACTTGTATCTAAACTGCGGCACAGTGGAAGAGGACAGTGATTATTACTGTGTTGCCAGGAATGACATTAGCACTCAGGAGAGTGAACCCCTCTCTGTGCAGGTTCTCACGCCTGCACAGAGAGACTGTATCTATGTCGTGAATATGCAGG ACCAACCCGTTTATGACTGCACAGACAGAATGAGCAccaccatggcctcaactccaCCTGTGGCAACCTATGAAGTGAAAATCCACTCCACCACAAGAAACCAGTCTTTACTAATCAACCAAACTACTCAAGATCCACTTCTAAACAGGTCAGGCTCTCATCACTTTGATGGTCAAGTATTATGTGACTTTAAACCAGACTCtaaacagttgttttattttttcagtgcaAGTCGATGGCTGCCACTGTGGTATACGTTAATACGCTGGGGCTCTTTAACATGTGTGCTGATATTTCTGTGTATAGTTCTTACatatacaaaaacaagaaaacccaAGAGGAGGAAAACGGTACATTTCAAGCAAATGGCCCACTTGGCTCAGTGA
- the LOC122777214 gene encoding uncharacterized protein LOC122777214 isoform X1, with product MITTVHRLSFHIVDYVCSRFQTDICHQHEDSVSDSAFLCLQLQCDKAKVTAHVGEEFTIFCKYDTMYVYSKKYWCRGQSRDTCEIVADSERVKRHKSFVIDGGRRGLLVKVTDLQIDDTGVYWVGLDKIYADLMTPVSVHVTEVPVSKPRLWPLRSLVDRPTCWGQPVTVRCGCDERTGIHCAWYQRTQHKDFLLPLSPDLYLNCGTVEEDSDYYCVARNDISTQESEPLSVQVLTPAQRDCIYVVNMQDQPVYDCTDRMSTTMASTPPVATYEVKIHSTTRNQSLLINQTTQDPLLNRSGSHHFDGQVLCDFKPDSKQLFYFFSASRWLPLWYTLIRWGSLTCVLIFLCIVLTYTKTRKPKRRKTVHFKQMAHLAQ from the exons ATGATTACCACAGTCCACCGCTTAAGTTTCCACATTGTTGATTATGTTTGTTCACGTTTCCAAACGGACATTTGCCATCAACATGAAGATAGTGTATCTGATTCTGCTTTTCTGTG TCTTCAGCTCCAGTGTGATAAAGCAAAGGTCACGGCGCATGTTGGAGAGGAATTCACTATCTTCTGCAAATATGACACAATGTACGTTTACAGTAAAAAGTACTGGTGCCGAGGTCAGTCCAGAGACACTTGTGAAATTGTGGCGGATTCAGAGCGTGTGAAGAGACACAAATCATTTGTGATAGACGGTGGAAGAAGAGGGCTGCTTGTGAAAGTCACAGATCTCCAGATTGATGATACTGGAGTGTACTGGGTTGGGTTAGACAAAATATATGCTGACCTCATGACTCCAGTTAGTGTACATGTCACTGAAG TTCCAGTATCTAAGCCCAGACTTTGGCCCTTGAGATCTCTGGTAGACAGGCCAACATGTTGGGGGCAACCAGTGACCGTGCGCTGTGGCTGTGACGAGCGGACGGGCATTCATTGCGCCTGGTATCAACGGACACAGCACAAGGACTTTCTTCTTCCCCTGTCACCTGACTTGTATCTAAACTGCGGCACAGTGGAAGAGGACAGTGATTATTACTGTGTTGCCAGGAATGACATTAGCACTCAGGAGAGTGAACCCCTCTCTGTGCAGGTTCTCACGCCTGCACAGAGAGACTGTATCTATGTCGTGAATATGCAGG ACCAACCCGTTTATGACTGCACAGACAGAATGAGCAccaccatggcctcaactccaCCTGTGGCAACCTATGAAGTGAAAATCCACTCCACCACAAGAAACCAGTCTTTACTAATCAACCAAACTACTCAAGATCCACTTCTAAACAGGTCAGGCTCTCATCACTTTGATGGTCAAGTATTATGTGACTTTAAACCAGACTCtaaacagttgttttattttttcagtgcaAGTCGATGGCTGCCACTGTGGTATACGTTAATACGCTGGGGCTCTTTAACATGTGTGCTGATATTTCTGTGTATAGTTCTTACatatacaaaaacaagaaaacccaAGAGGAGGAAAACGGTACATTTCAAGCAAATGGCCCACTTGGCTCAGTGA